A window of Thermosynechococcus sp. NK55a contains these coding sequences:
- the psaB gene encoding photosystem I core protein PsaB encodes MATKFPKFSQDLAQDPTTRRIWYAIAMAHDFESHDGMTEENLYQKIFASHFGHLAIIFLWVSGSLFHVAWQGNFEQWVQDPVNTRPIAHAIWDPQFGKAAVDAFTQAGASNPVDIAYSGVYHWWYTIGMRTNGDLYQGAIFLLILASLALFAGWLHLQPKFRPSLSWFKNAESRLNHHLAGLFGVSSLAWAGHLIHVAIPESRGQHVGWDNFLSTMPHPAGLAPFFTGNWGVYAQNPDTANHLFGTAQGAGTAILTFLGGFHPQTESLWLTDMAHHHLAIAVLFIVAGHMYRTQFGIGHSIKEMMDAKDFFGTKVEGPFNMPHQGIYETYNNSLHFQLGWHLACLGVITSLVAQHMYSLPPYAFIAQDHTTMAALYTHHQYIAGFLMVGAFAHGAIFLVRDYDPAQNKGNVLDRVLQHKEAIISHLSWVSLFLGFHTLGLYVHNDVVVAFGTPEKQILIEPVFAQFIQAAHGKLLYGFDTLLSNPDSIASTAWPNYGNVWLPGWLDAINSGTNSLFLTIGPGDFLVHHAIALGLHTTTLILVKGALDARGSKLMPDKKDFGYAFPCDGPGRGGTCDISAWDAFYLAMFWMLNTIGWVTFYWHWKHLGVWEGNVAQFNENSTYLMGWLRDYLWLNSSQLINGYNPFGTNNLSVWAWMFLFGHLVWATGFMFLISWRGYWQELIETLVWAHERTPLANLVRWKDKPVALSIVQARLVGLAHFSVGYVLTYAAFLIASTAAKFG; translated from the coding sequence ATGGCAACTAAATTTCCGAAGTTTAGCCAAGACCTCGCACAGGATCCGACCACACGCCGGATTTGGTACGCCATCGCCATGGCTCACGACTTTGAAAGCCACGATGGCATGACTGAGGAGAATCTTTACCAAAAGATTTTTGCCTCCCACTTTGGACATCTGGCCATCATCTTCCTGTGGGTGTCTGGTAGCTTATTCCACGTTGCGTGGCAGGGGAACTTTGAGCAATGGGTTCAAGACCCTGTTAACACCCGTCCCATCGCCCATGCGATCTGGGATCCCCAATTTGGCAAAGCCGCAGTGGACGCTTTCACCCAAGCTGGGGCTTCTAACCCTGTGGACATTGCCTACTCTGGTGTCTATCACTGGTGGTACACCATCGGTATGCGCACCAACGGTGACCTGTACCAAGGTGCCATCTTCCTGCTGATTCTGGCTTCGCTGGCTCTCTTTGCTGGCTGGCTGCACTTGCAACCCAAATTCCGTCCTAGCCTCTCTTGGTTCAAAAATGCTGAATCGCGGTTGAACCACCACTTGGCAGGTCTATTTGGGGTTAGCTCCTTAGCTTGGGCAGGCCACCTGATTCACGTAGCCATTCCTGAGTCCCGTGGTCAGCACGTGGGCTGGGATAACTTCCTTAGCACCATGCCCCACCCCGCCGGTCTAGCACCTTTCTTTACGGGGAACTGGGGCGTCTATGCCCAAAACCCTGACACGGCTAACCACCTCTTTGGCACGGCACAGGGTGCTGGCACCGCGATTCTCACCTTCTTGGGTGGTTTCCATCCTCAAACGGAGTCCCTGTGGCTCACGGATATGGCTCACCACCACCTTGCCATTGCGGTGCTCTTTATTGTGGCGGGTCACATGTACCGCACCCAATTTGGGATTGGCCACAGTATTAAAGAGATGATGGATGCCAAGGACTTCTTTGGCACTAAGGTGGAAGGCCCCTTCAATATGCCTCACCAAGGCATCTATGAAACCTATAACAACTCACTGCACTTCCAGTTGGGTTGGCACTTAGCCTGCTTGGGTGTGATCACCTCCTTGGTGGCACAACACATGTACTCACTGCCACCCTATGCCTTCATTGCCCAGGACCACACAACCATGGCTGCCCTTTATACCCATCACCAGTACATTGCTGGCTTCTTGATGGTGGGTGCCTTTGCCCATGGTGCTATCTTCCTAGTGCGGGACTATGATCCCGCCCAAAATAAGGGCAATGTGTTGGATCGGGTGCTGCAACACAAAGAGGCGATCATTTCGCACCTGAGCTGGGTGTCCCTCTTCTTGGGCTTCCACACCTTGGGGCTCTATGTCCACAACGATGTGGTGGTGGCCTTTGGTACCCCTGAGAAGCAGATCTTGATTGAGCCGGTCTTTGCCCAGTTCATTCAAGCAGCTCATGGAAAACTACTCTATGGGTTTGATACATTGCTGTCGAATCCCGATAGCATTGCCAGCACTGCTTGGCCGAACTATGGCAACGTCTGGCTACCCGGCTGGCTCGATGCCATCAATAGTGGTACCAACTCCTTGTTCCTAACGATTGGCCCTGGGGACTTCTTGGTGCACCATGCCATTGCCCTAGGCTTGCACACTACCACTCTGATTTTGGTCAAAGGTGCGTTGGATGCCCGTGGCTCCAAACTGATGCCAGATAAGAAAGACTTCGGCTATGCCTTCCCCTGCGATGGGCCTGGCCGTGGTGGTACCTGCGATATTTCCGCATGGGATGCCTTCTATCTGGCGATGTTCTGGATGCTGAACACCATTGGCTGGGTAACCTTCTATTGGCACTGGAAACACTTGGGTGTTTGGGAAGGCAATGTGGCCCAGTTCAATGAAAACTCTACCTACCTCATGGGTTGGCTGCGAGACTACCTGTGGCTGAACTCGTCCCAGCTCATCAATGGCTACAATCCCTTCGGCACCAATAACCTGTCGGTGTGGGCATGGATGTTCCTGTTTGGTCACTTGGTGTGGGCTACGGGCTTCATGTTCCTGATTAGCTGGCGTGGTTATTGGCAAGAGCTGATTGAGACCTTGGTATGGGCGCACGAGCGCACTCCCTTGGCCAATCTTGTGCGTTGGAAAGATAAGCCTGTGGCGCTGTCGATTGTTCAAGCCCGGTTGGTGGGTCTGGCACACTTCAGCGTTGGCTATGTCTTGACCTATGCGGCCTTCCTAATTGCTTCAACCGCAGCCAAGTTTGGTTGA
- the ldpA gene encoding circadian clock protein LdpA produces the protein MVDFAAPLAALAAHRWFKLINGASFQDVAQIYNLTLAYALAGADCIDVAADPAVIYAANEALAVAASLGATRPLLMVSINDGTDPHFRKATFDPSRCPPGCDRPCERICPAEAIRFNEQVQGVVRDRCYGCGRCLPLCPLGLITTDEQPAVFEDITSLIRAGTIQALEIHTQPQRYSAFSELWQQVRPWVRYVQVLAISCPQGEGIIDYLHWINRQIQPLECALIWQADGRPMSGDIGDGTTRATIQLGQAILGANLPGFVQLAGGTNGHTVAKLRAMGLLAPGGIAGVAYGSYARKRLAPFHAIADQPWQTVPDVLAAAVAEAATLVSPLKSVPSLSVPYG, from the coding sequence ATGGTTGATTTTGCTGCCCCCCTAGCGGCTTTAGCGGCACATCGTTGGTTCAAACTCATCAACGGTGCCAGTTTCCAAGATGTTGCCCAAATTTATAACCTGACGTTGGCCTATGCACTTGCAGGGGCTGATTGTATCGATGTGGCCGCCGACCCTGCCGTGATTTACGCAGCCAATGAGGCCTTGGCCGTTGCCGCCAGCCTTGGTGCAACCCGCCCCCTACTGATGGTGAGTATTAACGATGGGACTGACCCCCATTTTCGGAAGGCCACATTTGATCCAAGTCGCTGCCCGCCAGGGTGCGATCGCCCCTGTGAACGCATTTGTCCTGCTGAGGCGATTCGTTTTAATGAACAGGTGCAAGGGGTGGTGCGCGATCGCTGCTATGGGTGTGGTCGCTGTTTACCCCTGTGCCCGCTGGGCCTGATTACCACCGATGAGCAACCCGCAGTCTTTGAGGACATCACGTCCCTGATTAGGGCTGGCACGATCCAAGCCCTCGAAATCCACACCCAACCCCAACGTTACAGTGCCTTTAGCGAGCTTTGGCAGCAAGTGCGCCCGTGGGTACGGTATGTGCAGGTACTGGCCATCAGTTGTCCCCAAGGGGAGGGGATAATTGACTATTTGCATTGGATCAATAGGCAGATTCAACCTTTGGAGTGTGCTCTCATTTGGCAGGCCGATGGCCGCCCTATGAGTGGCGATATTGGCGATGGCACAACGCGAGCCACCATTCAATTGGGTCAGGCGATTTTAGGGGCAAATTTACCCGGATTTGTACAGTTGGCGGGCGGCACAAATGGCCATACGGTTGCTAAACTCAGGGCAATGGGACTATTAGCTCCAGGGGGAATTGCTGGTGTTGCCTATGGTAGTTATGCCCGCAAACGCCTTGCCCCTTTCCACGCGATCGCCGACCAACCCTGGCAAACTGTTCCTGACGTCCTTGCAGCGGCTGTCGCTGAAGCAGCTACCCTTGTTTCTCCGTTGAAATCTGTCCCGTCACTCTCTGTGCCCTATGGTTGA
- a CDS encoding undecaprenyl-diphosphate phosphatase: MDIILCLQAVILGLVQGITEFLPISSTAHLILFSDLLGWKSVWHKTALDAMQFGSVIAVFGYFWQDIRQIVQGAWQAWQRRDWQREEWKLLVGIAVGTIPALAAGLLLKLAKVELDQPQVIATMAIAMAILLGLAEKWGSRKRTYQDIGILDGFLVGCGQMIALLPGASRSGSTLTAALALGLERQTAARFSFLLGIPTLTIATLVQAKDVFDQGTLFIPLVIAMLSSMVFSYLAIAWLLRFLQRHSTWIFIWYRIGLGAALWGAIALGSLQT; the protein is encoded by the coding sequence GTGGATATTATTCTTTGTCTACAAGCAGTCATCCTCGGCTTGGTGCAAGGCATTACAGAGTTTTTACCCATTAGCAGTACCGCTCACCTGATTCTCTTTAGTGATCTGTTGGGGTGGAAGAGTGTCTGGCACAAAACGGCCCTAGATGCGATGCAGTTTGGAAGTGTGATCGCAGTTTTTGGGTATTTTTGGCAGGATATTCGTCAAATTGTCCAAGGGGCTTGGCAGGCATGGCAGCGGCGGGATTGGCAGCGAGAGGAATGGAAGTTATTGGTTGGTATTGCGGTAGGCACCATCCCTGCATTAGCGGCAGGACTGCTTCTGAAATTGGCCAAAGTGGAGTTGGATCAGCCTCAGGTCATTGCCACGATGGCGATCGCCATGGCGATTCTCCTGGGCCTAGCGGAAAAGTGGGGTTCCCGTAAACGCACGTATCAGGACATTGGCATTTTGGATGGCTTTTTAGTGGGGTGCGGCCAGATGATTGCCCTGTTACCGGGGGCTTCACGCTCAGGCTCCACGTTGACTGCGGCTTTAGCTTTGGGACTAGAGCGGCAGACGGCGGCGCGCTTTTCCTTTCTGTTGGGCATTCCCACTCTGACGATCGCCACACTGGTGCAAGCCAAAGATGTTTTTGATCAAGGCACCCTCTTCATTCCCCTTGTGATTGCCATGCTATCGAGTATGGTGTTTTCCTATCTGGCGATCGCTTGGCTGCTACGGTTCCTGCAACGCCATTCCACTTGGATCTTTATCTGGTATCGGATTGGCTTGGGAGCTGCGTTGTGGGGTGCGATCGCCCTCGGTAGTCTGCAAACCTAA
- the recG gene encoding ATP-dependent DNA helicase RecG: MSLDWPRLQRALAIETERGFCNLQGNTYRFNEYLHEALTQAPLQQLPPQVRDRWQKTAAAYAHYNDLSPSQRQHLVVKTRQLLHDVHKQLASSPPRSRPLDQALKTVHGIGEQLRCVVGDRPAAKLAKLGLYTVADLIYYFPRDHIDYARQVPIRQLQAGETVTLVGKVRRCNCFTSPRNAKLTILEIILQDRTGEIRLSRFYAGARYAQRGWQEQQKRLYAPQTLVAASGLVKRTKYGLTLEDPELEVLDHAGAEIDSLTIGRIVPVYPLTEGISPEVIRRAVARILPLVQGYPDPLPQALRQRHQLMPLDMALRHIHFPPDQTQLSLARRRLIFDEFFYLQLGLLQRRRQQQQQASAPLKPQGELIEQFYQRLPFQLTGAQQRVVAEILADLEQPIPMNRLLQGDVGSGKTVVAVIALLAAVQSGYQGALMAPTEVLAEQHYRKLFEWLTPLHVPVELLTGSVRTTKRRRILDQLATGELPVLVGTHALIQEGVRFQRLGLVVIDEQHRFGVAQRAKLQAKGVLPHVLTMTATPIPRTLALTLHGDLDVSQIDELPPGRQPIQTTILGRGDRSCAYDLIRREVAQGRQAYIVLPLVEESEKVDLKSAIAEHKRLQTEIFPNFRVGLLHGRMASSEKDATIQAFAQGQLDILVATTVIEVGVDVPNATVMLIEDAERFGLSQLHQLRGRVGRGAQQSYCLLLLNSARNDAARQRLNVLAQSQDGFFIAEMDLRLRGPGEVLGTRQSGLPDFALASLVEDQDCLEAARLAATELIAEDPELRSYPLLQAALQQRRDRLRETMMN; the protein is encoded by the coding sequence GTGTCCCTTGACTGGCCACGCCTACAACGCGCCCTTGCCATTGAAACGGAGCGGGGTTTTTGTAACCTTCAGGGCAATACCTATCGGTTCAATGAGTATTTACACGAAGCGTTAACGCAGGCCCCTCTGCAACAACTGCCTCCTCAGGTGCGCGATCGCTGGCAGAAAACAGCGGCAGCCTATGCCCACTACAACGATCTGTCCCCCAGCCAACGACAACACCTGGTGGTGAAAACCCGCCAACTGCTCCACGATGTCCACAAACAACTGGCCAGTTCACCCCCAAGATCCCGTCCCCTCGATCAAGCCCTCAAAACAGTGCATGGGATTGGCGAACAGCTCCGCTGCGTCGTAGGCGATCGCCCTGCGGCGAAATTGGCAAAACTCGGGCTTTATACGGTTGCGGATCTCATTTACTACTTCCCCCGCGATCACATTGACTATGCGCGCCAAGTCCCGATTCGGCAACTCCAAGCTGGGGAGACCGTCACCCTTGTGGGTAAAGTCCGCCGCTGCAACTGTTTTACCAGTCCGCGCAATGCCAAGCTGACCATCCTAGAAATTATTCTTCAAGATCGCACCGGAGAAATTCGCCTGAGTCGTTTCTATGCCGGGGCTCGCTATGCCCAACGGGGATGGCAAGAGCAGCAAAAGCGCCTCTACGCCCCCCAGACCCTTGTGGCCGCCTCTGGCCTCGTGAAGCGGACGAAGTACGGCCTCACCCTTGAGGATCCAGAGTTGGAAGTGCTGGATCATGCTGGGGCAGAAATAGACTCCCTCACCATTGGCCGGATTGTGCCCGTCTATCCACTGACGGAGGGGATATCGCCCGAGGTGATTCGCCGTGCGGTCGCTCGCATTCTGCCCTTGGTGCAAGGCTATCCTGATCCCCTACCGCAAGCGCTACGCCAACGTCACCAACTCATGCCCCTAGACATGGCGCTGCGTCACATACACTTTCCGCCAGATCAAACCCAACTGAGTCTGGCACGGCGGCGGCTGATTTTTGATGAATTCTTTTATCTGCAATTGGGGCTACTCCAACGGCGGCGACAGCAGCAACAGCAGGCCAGTGCCCCCCTCAAGCCCCAAGGGGAACTCATTGAGCAGTTTTACCAACGGTTGCCCTTTCAACTCACAGGGGCACAGCAGCGGGTAGTGGCGGAAATTTTGGCGGATTTAGAGCAGCCGATTCCCATGAATCGCCTTCTCCAAGGGGATGTGGGGTCAGGGAAAACCGTTGTTGCCGTGATTGCCCTATTGGCGGCAGTGCAGTCTGGCTACCAAGGGGCACTGATGGCGCCCACGGAGGTTCTGGCAGAGCAGCACTATCGCAAGCTCTTTGAGTGGCTTACCCCCCTCCATGTGCCGGTGGAACTGCTCACGGGCTCCGTACGCACAACCAAGCGACGCCGGATTCTCGATCAATTGGCAACGGGGGAATTGCCGGTGCTGGTGGGTACCCATGCTCTTATCCAAGAGGGGGTGAGGTTTCAGCGGCTCGGTCTAGTGGTGATTGATGAACAGCACCGCTTTGGGGTAGCCCAACGGGCAAAGCTACAAGCCAAGGGAGTCCTGCCCCATGTGCTGACCATGACGGCGACACCGATTCCCCGCACTCTTGCGTTGACTCTCCATGGAGATTTAGATGTTAGTCAAATTGATGAATTGCCCCCCGGTCGGCAGCCAATTCAAACAACCATCTTGGGACGGGGCGATCGCTCCTGTGCCTACGATTTAATCCGCCGTGAAGTCGCCCAAGGGCGTCAGGCCTACATTGTCCTGCCTTTGGTTGAGGAATCGGAAAAAGTGGATTTGAAATCCGCCATTGCCGAGCACAAGCGATTACAAACGGAGATTTTTCCCAATTTTCGGGTAGGACTCCTCCACGGTCGCATGGCATCTAGTGAGAAGGATGCAACGATTCAAGCCTTTGCCCAGGGACAACTGGATATTCTTGTGGCTACCACGGTGATTGAGGTGGGAGTGGATGTCCCTAATGCTACAGTGATGCTCATTGAAGATGCTGAACGCTTTGGCCTATCACAACTCCATCAACTGCGGGGGCGGGTGGGGCGGGGTGCCCAACAGTCCTATTGTCTTCTGCTGCTCAATAGTGCTCGCAATGATGCTGCCAGGCAACGGCTGAATGTGCTGGCCCAGTCTCAGGATGGATTCTTTATTGCGGAGATGGATCTGCGGCTGCGGGGGCCAGGGGAGGTGTTAGGGACGCGGCAATCGGGATTACCAGACTTTGCTCTAGCTAGCCTTGTTGAGGATCAAGATTGCCTAGAAGCGGCACGATTGGCAGCGACTGAACTGATCGCAGAGGATCCTGAGTTACGGAGCTATCCTCTGCTGCAAGCCGCTCTCCAGCAACGGCGCGATCGCCTCCGCGAGACTATGATGAACTAA
- a CDS encoding mechanosensitive ion channel: MSVAEMLGNTLYWFVFLFFLPLILGVLNLEGSLQPVQNLLNDILGTLPFILKAVIIAIVGWFIARIVRSLVINLMTSMGIQRIGQRLGLGQASLGESLATVIGTIIYVLILIPTAIASLEALQIQAITAPATAMLNEVLTALPRIFTAAIILILAYVIGRFVAEMVQNFLQTIGFDQVLVWLGIESLPATAVEPAERPAHWRQPSEVVGIVTLVGTMFFGAIAAVDVLDIPALTAFVSALMIILGRVLVGILILAVGLYFANLAFRILAASGTSQARFLGQAARIAIMTFVGAMALQHMGVATSIVNLAFGLLFGSIAVAIALAFGLGCRGIAAAQVEEWIALLKGRNSNPE; this comes from the coding sequence ATGTCTGTGGCTGAGATGTTGGGAAATACTCTCTACTGGTTTGTGTTTCTCTTCTTTCTGCCCTTGATTTTAGGGGTGCTTAATCTAGAAGGCTCGCTGCAGCCTGTGCAAAATCTCTTAAACGATATCCTAGGGACACTGCCCTTTATATTGAAGGCAGTAATCATTGCTATTGTTGGCTGGTTTATTGCGCGAATTGTGCGCAGCTTAGTCATTAACTTAATGACATCTATGGGAATTCAACGCATTGGCCAGCGTTTGGGCCTAGGGCAGGCTAGTCTGGGTGAATCCCTGGCAACGGTTATCGGTACAATCATCTATGTCCTAATTTTGATTCCGACGGCGATCGCTAGCCTTGAGGCGCTGCAAATTCAAGCCATTACGGCACCGGCAACGGCAATGCTCAATGAAGTGCTGACGGCCTTGCCAAGAATTTTTACGGCCGCAATTATTCTCATTTTGGCCTATGTCATCGGTCGCTTTGTGGCTGAGATGGTGCAAAACTTCCTGCAAACAATTGGGTTTGATCAGGTTCTTGTCTGGTTGGGCATTGAATCTCTGCCTGCCACGGCTGTAGAACCTGCGGAGCGTCCTGCCCATTGGCGCCAACCGTCTGAAGTGGTTGGCATTGTTACTTTGGTGGGAACAATGTTTTTTGGGGCGATCGCGGCTGTGGATGTGCTGGATATCCCTGCCCTGACTGCCTTTGTCAGCGCCTTGATGATCATCCTCGGTCGGGTACTGGTGGGTATCCTCATCTTGGCCGTGGGCCTATACTTTGCCAATTTGGCGTTTCGGATTCTCGCCGCTTCTGGAACCTCCCAGGCCCGCTTTCTAGGCCAAGCGGCCCGAATTGCCATCATGACGTTTGTGGGGGCAATGGCACTCCAGCACATGGGCGTTGCTACCAGTATTGTGAACCTTGCCTTTGGCCTTCTTTTTGGTTCAATTGCGGTGGCGATCGCCCTGGCTTTTGGATTGGGATGTCGCGGGATTGCCGCAGCCCAAGTGGAAGAGTGGATTGCCTTGCTCAAGGGTAGAAACTCGAATCCAGAGTGA
- a CDS encoding RNA polymerase sigma factor SigF: MFSTTGNTDLKHSTLSLLQAYQDNPAPELRNRLVELNIGLVRKEVHRWVQCTQESFDDLMQVGTLGLIHAIERFDPTKGVAFSSFAIPYIRGEIQHYLRDKSPQIRVPRRWQTLQSQGKRVIRELRQQLERPPTDSEIAQALNVPLEEWQEAKFASYYTTPVSLDAPTFEGEEEAVALGDVVPDQRYQSFQLAEEDRIRLQQCLRKLEARTCQILEFVFLHDLSQKETAELLGLSAVTVSRQIKKGLQALQQMMRHDDAES; this comes from the coding sequence ATGTTCAGCACGACAGGCAACACCGACCTAAAGCATTCCACCCTTTCGCTGTTGCAGGCATACCAAGATAACCCTGCACCGGAATTGCGGAATCGCCTTGTTGAGTTGAACATAGGATTGGTACGCAAGGAAGTCCATCGCTGGGTACAGTGCACCCAAGAAAGCTTTGACGATCTCATGCAAGTGGGCACCCTTGGTCTCATTCACGCCATTGAACGCTTTGACCCAACTAAGGGGGTGGCCTTTAGTTCCTTCGCGATTCCCTATATTCGCGGTGAAATTCAACACTACCTGCGGGACAAAAGTCCCCAAATTCGCGTGCCCCGACGTTGGCAAACATTGCAAAGCCAAGGAAAGCGAGTCATTCGGGAATTACGCCAACAACTGGAGCGCCCCCCCACCGATAGCGAAATTGCCCAGGCCCTCAATGTCCCCCTTGAGGAATGGCAGGAGGCAAAATTTGCCAGCTACTACACCACCCCTGTTAGCCTCGATGCCCCTACCTTTGAGGGTGAGGAAGAGGCCGTTGCCCTCGGTGACGTCGTGCCCGATCAACGGTACCAAAGTTTTCAGCTGGCCGAGGAAGATCGGATTCGTCTGCAGCAGTGTCTGCGTAAACTGGAAGCCCGCACCTGTCAAATTCTGGAATTTGTCTTTTTGCATGATTTGAGTCAAAAAGAAACCGCTGAACTTTTGGGCCTCAGTGCGGTCACAGTCTCTCGGCAGATTAAAAAAGGCCTCCAAGCCCTACAACAGATGATGCGTCACGATGACGCTGAATCTTGA
- the psaA gene encoding photosystem I core protein PsaA, whose translation MPTSFEKWAKPGHFDRTLARGPQTTTWIWNLHALAHDFDTHTSDLEDISRKIFSAHFGHLAVVFIWLSGMYFHGAKFSNYEAWLADPTGIKPSAQVVWPIVGQGILNGDVGGGFHGIQITSGLFQLWRASGITNEFQLYCTAIGGLVMAGLMLFAGWFHYHKRAPKLEWFQNVESMLNHHLAGLLGLGSLAWAGHQIHVSLPINKLLDAGVAAKDIPLPHEFILNPSLMAELYPKVDWGFFSGVIPFFTLNWAAYSDFLTFNGGLNPVTGGLWLSDTAHHHLAIAVLFIIAGHMYRTNWGIGHSLKEILEAHKGPFTGAGHKGLYEVLTTSWHAQLAINLAMMGSLSIIVAQHMYAMPPYPYLATDYPTQLSLFTHHMWIGGFLVVGGAAHGAIFMVRDYDPAMNQNNVLDRVLRHRDAIISHLNWVCIFLGFHSFGLYVHNDTMRAFGRPQDMFSDTGIQLRPVFAQWVQNLHTLAPGGTAPNAAATASVAFGGDVVAVGGKVAMMPIVLGTADFMVHHIHAFTIHVTVLILLKGVLFARSSRLIPDKANLGFRFPCDGPGRGGTCQVSGWDHVFLGLFWMYNCISVVIFHFSWKMQSDVWGTVAPDGTVSHITGGNFAQSAITINGWLRDFLWAQASQVIGSYGSALSAYGLLFLGAHFIWAFSLMFLFSGRGYWQELIESIVWAHNKLKVAPAIQPRALSIIQGRAVGVAHYLLGGIATTWAFFLARIISVG comes from the coding sequence GTGCCCACATCTTTTGAAAAATGGGCAAAACCTGGGCATTTTGACCGCACCTTGGCCCGAGGACCCCAAACCACCACCTGGATTTGGAACCTCCACGCTCTTGCCCACGATTTTGATACACACACGAGCGACCTTGAAGATATTTCCCGCAAAATCTTCAGTGCACACTTCGGCCATCTGGCTGTGGTGTTCATCTGGCTGAGTGGGATGTACTTCCACGGTGCAAAATTCTCAAACTATGAGGCTTGGCTGGCCGATCCCACCGGTATCAAGCCCAGTGCTCAAGTGGTCTGGCCCATTGTGGGTCAAGGCATTCTCAATGGTGATGTCGGCGGTGGTTTCCACGGCATCCAAATCACCTCGGGGCTATTCCAACTGTGGCGTGCCTCTGGGATCACCAATGAGTTCCAGCTTTACTGCACCGCAATCGGTGGCTTGGTCATGGCTGGCTTAATGCTCTTTGCAGGCTGGTTCCACTATCACAAGCGCGCTCCTAAGCTGGAATGGTTCCAAAACGTGGAATCCATGCTCAACCACCACCTTGCCGGCTTACTTGGGTTGGGATCTTTGGCATGGGCAGGTCACCAGATCCACGTCTCACTACCCATCAACAAACTCTTGGATGCAGGGGTTGCTGCTAAGGATATTCCCTTGCCCCACGAGTTTATTCTTAACCCCAGCTTGATGGCCGAGTTATATCCCAAAGTGGATTGGGGTTTCTTTAGTGGCGTTATTCCCTTTTTCACCTTGAATTGGGCTGCCTACTCGGATTTCCTGACCTTTAACGGTGGCTTGAATCCTGTTACCGGTGGCCTTTGGCTGTCGGATACGGCTCACCACCATCTGGCGATCGCCGTCCTCTTTATCATTGCTGGTCATATGTACCGCACCAATTGGGGGATCGGCCACAGCCTGAAAGAAATCCTCGAAGCCCACAAAGGCCCCTTCACAGGTGCTGGCCATAAAGGTCTCTATGAAGTGCTAACCACCTCTTGGCATGCCCAACTGGCGATCAACCTTGCCATGATGGGTTCCCTGAGCATTATTGTGGCACAGCACATGTATGCAATGCCCCCCTATCCCTACTTGGCCACCGACTATCCAACTCAACTGTCGCTGTTTACCCACCACATGTGGATTGGTGGCTTCCTGGTCGTGGGGGGTGCTGCCCACGGTGCCATCTTCATGGTGCGTGACTACGATCCGGCCATGAATCAGAACAACGTTCTGGATCGCGTTCTGCGCCATCGCGATGCCATCATTTCTCACCTGAACTGGGTGTGCATCTTCTTGGGCTTCCACAGCTTCGGTCTGTACGTCCACAACGACACGATGCGGGCCTTTGGTCGTCCCCAAGATATGTTCTCCGATACGGGGATTCAGCTTCGGCCCGTGTTTGCCCAATGGGTGCAAAATTTACATACCCTAGCCCCCGGCGGCACTGCTCCCAATGCAGCAGCGACGGCTAGTGTCGCCTTTGGTGGTGATGTGGTTGCTGTCGGTGGCAAAGTGGCCATGATGCCCATTGTCTTGGGAACTGCCGACTTCATGGTGCATCATATTCACGCTTTCACCATTCACGTGACAGTGCTGATTCTGCTGAAGGGCGTACTCTTTGCCCGCAGCTCTCGCCTGATTCCCGATAAAGCCAACTTAGGCTTCCGCTTCCCCTGCGATGGTCCCGGTCGTGGCGGCACCTGCCAAGTCTCTGGTTGGGATCACGTCTTCTTGGGTCTGTTCTGGATGTACAACTGCATCTCCGTTGTGATTTTCCACTTTAGTTGGAAGATGCAGTCGGATGTCTGGGGTACTGTTGCCCCCGATGGTACGGTATCTCACATCACGGGCGGTAACTTTGCCCAAAGTGCCATCACCATCAATGGCTGGCTACGGGATTTCCTGTGGGCACAAGCTTCTCAGGTGATTGGCTCCTATGGTTCAGCCCTATCCGCCTATGGTTTGTTGTTCTTGGGTGCTCACTTCATTTGGGCCTTCAGCCTCATGTTCCTCTTCAGTGGCCGCGGCTACTGGCAAGAGCTGATTGAGTCCATTGTTTGGGCCCACAACAAACTGAAAGTTGCACCGGCCATTCAGCCCCGTGCCCTGAGCATCATTCAAGGCCGTGCCGTCGGTGTAGCCCATTACCTCCTAGGGGGGATTGCCACCACTTGGGCATTCTTCCTAGCTCGAATTATTTCTGTAGGATAG